A part of Candidatus Omnitrophota bacterium genomic DNA contains:
- a CDS encoding segregation/condensation protein A, which produces MSYKIKLEIFEGPLDLLLYLVKKDHLNIYDIPIAKVTEQYLQCLELMQLLNLNIAGEFLVMAATLMQIKSKMLLPLDETREGEAEQEDPRAELVKRLLEYEKFKEIAQDLRDREVKQADMFKRPKAAEKEIPEEEGAGYFEASLFDLITAFSKALEQVPKELFYEVIKDEFTVEDKVHKILHMLLDTQAVCLSELFKQAKNKLEIIVTFLAILELIRLKEIVARQKGLFQEIEIVRNKENIIPDERRIKA; this is translated from the coding sequence ATGAGCTATAAGATAAAATTAGAGATATTTGAAGGCCCCTTGGACCTGCTTCTATATTTAGTGAAGAAGGACCACTTAAATATATATGATATCCCTATTGCCAAAGTAACCGAACAGTACCTGCAATGCCTGGAACTGATGCAGCTATTAAATTTAAATATTGCCGGAGAATTCTTGGTCATGGCTGCCACTTTAATGCAGATTAAATCCAAGATGCTTTTACCTCTAGATGAAACCCGGGAGGGCGAGGCAGAGCAGGAAGACCCGCGGGCTGAATTGGTAAAACGCCTCTTGGAATACGAAAAATTCAAAGAGATAGCCCAGGACTTAAGAGATAGGGAGGTTAAGCAGGCCGATATGTTTAAGCGGCCAAAGGCAGCAGAAAAAGAAATACCTGAGGAAGAAGGCGCGGGATATTTTGAAGCCAGCCTCTTTGATTTAATCACTGCCTTTTCCAAGGCGCTGGAGCAGGTACCCAAAGAATTATTCTACGAAGTTATCAAGGATGAATTTACCGTCGAGGACAAGGTCCATAAGATCCTGCACATGCTGCTTGATACGCAGGCTGTATGCCTCTCGGAATTATTTAAACAGGCAAAGAATAAGCTGGAGATAATCGTGACCTTTTTGGCTATATTGGAATTAATCCGCCTTAAAGAGATCGTTGCCCGTCAAAAAGGCTTATTCCAGGAAATAGAGATCGTCCGCAACAAAGAAAATATTATCCCAGATGAGCGAAGAATCAAGGCGTAA
- the trpS gene encoding tryptophan--tRNA ligase yields MKKRILSGMRPTGPLHIGHLVGALDNWVKLQDEYECFFMAADWHALMSEYVNPGTIKENLTDNVIDWLACGISPKKSTIFIQSQVKEHLELYMIFSVITPLGWLERCPTYKEQLREMTNRDLSNYGFLGYPVLQAADIMLYKAEAVPVGEDQLPHLELTREIARRFNSIYKKIIFPQTEAILAKAPRILGLDGRKMSKSYNNFIAISEEPEDIRVKVQGMFTDPERIKLSDPGHPEMCNVHSYYALFAPEREKEVADLCRNAKVGCTACKKELAEVLIKFLQPIQKKRNELLKDKKQVSAILKQGAKRAGAFAEKTMSEVRGLLGL; encoded by the coding sequence ATGAAAAAAAGAATATTAAGCGGCATGCGTCCTACCGGGCCGTTACACATCGGCCATTTGGTGGGTGCTTTGGATAACTGGGTAAAACTGCAGGACGAATACGAATGTTTCTTTATGGCGGCAGACTGGCATGCGCTTATGTCAGAATACGTCAATCCCGGCACGATAAAAGAAAATCTTACGGATAATGTGATTGATTGGCTGGCCTGCGGGATTTCTCCTAAAAAATCCACTATCTTTATCCAATCGCAGGTAAAAGAACATCTGGAATTATATATGATTTTTTCCGTAATCACGCCTTTGGGGTGGCTGGAGCGCTGCCCTACCTATAAAGAACAGCTGCGGGAGATGACTAACCGCGATTTAAGCAATTATGGTTTCTTAGGGTATCCGGTTTTACAGGCTGCGGATATTATGCTTTATAAAGCAGAGGCTGTGCCCGTAGGAGAAGACCAGCTGCCGCATCTGGAGCTGACCCGGGAGATTGCCAGGAGGTTTAACAGTATTTATAAAAAGATTATTTTTCCTCAAACCGAGGCAATCCTGGCTAAGGCACCCAGGATTTTAGGGTTGGATGGCCGCAAGATGAGTAAGAGTTACAATAATTTTATTGCTATCTCAGAAGAGCCTGAGGATATCCGCGTCAAGGTGCAGGGGATGTTTACTGATCCCGAGAGAATTAAGCTTTCCGACCCCGGCCATCCCGAAATGTGCAATGTACATAGTTACTATGCCTTATTCGCGCCAGAGAGAGAAAAAGAGGTCGCGGATTTATGCCGTAATGCCAAAGTCGGCTGCACGGCTTGTAAAAAAGAGTTAGCCGAGGTCCTGATTAAATTTTTGCAGCCGATTCAGAAAAAGAGAAATGAGCTGCTCAAAGACAAAAAACAGGTATCCGCTATATTAAAACAAGGCGCAAAACGGGCAGGGGCTTTCGCAGAGAAAACCATGTCCGAGGTAAGAGGCCTGCTTGGATTATGA
- the infB gene encoding translation initiation factor IF-2 has protein sequence MAKIKEKKVVVKKKAAVKKDKAARKTAKPKLTKKPALKFARKALKAVKPAGKIIPKKIKESTPVIEPAIKPTVIIPVPAQDIPQKIVHPKKIIKKKESPVVIEQKPAAPKIAAPVKITPKKEAKPHIPERPVAVAEKPAVTLKILELDFPVTIKDLAIKLQEKPSVLIKNLMGMGLMVGINQALDESKAAGICLKYGYEIKKAPNQEELALRIHLEKDSPELLKPRSPIVTLMGHVDHGKTSLLDAIRKTKVAETEHGGITQHIGAYRVVLPHGEITFLDTPGHEAFTAMRARGASVTDIVILVVAADDGIMPQTQEAIDHARAAGVPIIVAVNKVDKPQADIDRVKKQLSGLDLAAEDWGGKTITVPVSAKTGQGIDNLLEMILLEAQMLELKANPDRLAHGVVIEAKLTKGRGPVATLLVQNGTLHLGNTIIADQYYGKIKAMCNHRGQSITSAGPSSPVEVSGLSGIPGVGEKFFVMQDEKIVRDLALKRQEKEKQEQMKVAKRISLEDLHAQIQEGKIKELKMIIKADVQGSLEAIKETLNKLNVTEIKWNIIHEGVGSINSSDVILAIASDALILGFHVDAEELAKELSVKEGIDIRTYNIIYELANDIKAALEGMLEPKLKKVFLGRVEIRKVFKLSRSGTVAGCFVTKGKINRNASITLVRNGEAVFEGKLSSLKRFKDDVREVLEGFDCGITLSGFEEVKEGDVIEAYDIEKIARKL, from the coding sequence ATGGCAAAAATAAAAGAAAAGAAGGTTGTGGTTAAGAAAAAGGCGGCAGTAAAGAAGGATAAAGCAGCCCGGAAAACAGCTAAGCCGAAGTTAACTAAGAAACCCGCGCTCAAGTTTGCGCGCAAAGCCTTAAAGGCAGTAAAACCGGCAGGAAAAATTATCCCCAAAAAAATAAAAGAATCTACCCCTGTTATTGAGCCCGCCATAAAACCAACAGTCATTATTCCCGTGCCTGCGCAGGATATCCCGCAGAAAATAGTCCACCCCAAAAAAATCATCAAGAAAAAAGAGAGCCCGGTTGTTATAGAGCAAAAACCGGCAGCTCCGAAGATAGCAGCGCCAGTTAAAATAACGCCTAAAAAAGAAGCAAAGCCGCATATACCAGAAAGACCCGTTGCGGTAGCAGAGAAACCCGCGGTTACGCTTAAGATATTGGAACTGGATTTTCCGGTTACGATAAAAGATTTAGCTATTAAACTACAGGAGAAGCCTTCAGTCTTAATTAAGAACTTAATGGGAATGGGCTTGATGGTGGGTATAAATCAGGCTTTGGATGAGTCAAAGGCAGCCGGTATCTGCCTTAAATACGGTTATGAAATCAAAAAAGCCCCCAACCAGGAGGAATTAGCTTTACGCATACACCTGGAGAAGGATAGCCCCGAACTTTTAAAACCCCGCTCTCCTATTGTTACCCTGATGGGCCATGTTGACCACGGCAAGACTTCACTTCTGGATGCCATCAGAAAAACCAAGGTGGCAGAAACAGAGCACGGAGGTATTACCCAGCACATCGGCGCTTACCGGGTGGTTTTACCGCACGGCGAGATTACTTTTTTGGATACGCCGGGCCACGAAGCCTTTACAGCTATGCGCGCCCGCGGAGCCAGCGTTACCGACATTGTAATTTTAGTGGTCGCTGCGGATGACGGGATTATGCCCCAGACTCAAGAAGCCATAGACCATGCGCGCGCTGCGGGTGTGCCGATAATCGTCGCTGTGAATAAGGTTGATAAGCCGCAGGCGGATATTGACCGGGTAAAAAAGCAGCTCTCCGGGCTGGACCTCGCTGCCGAAGACTGGGGCGGTAAGACTATTACCGTGCCTGTTTCGGCAAAGACCGGCCAGGGCATTGACAATTTATTGGAGATGATTCTTTTAGAGGCGCAGATGCTGGAATTAAAAGCCAATCCCGATAGATTAGCGCACGGGGTGGTGATAGAAGCAAAGTTAACTAAAGGCAGAGGGCCGGTTGCGACTCTGCTGGTGCAAAACGGGACCCTGCATTTAGGCAATACTATTATCGCCGACCAGTACTACGGCAAGATAAAGGCAATGTGTAATCACCGCGGCCAATCCATAACCAGCGCCGGGCCTTCTTCTCCGGTTGAGGTCTCCGGTTTATCCGGCATCCCGGGTGTCGGAGAAAAGTTTTTTGTCATGCAAGACGAAAAAATAGTCCGGGATCTGGCACTCAAACGGCAGGAAAAAGAAAAACAAGAGCAGATGAAAGTTGCCAAGAGGATTAGCCTGGAAGACCTGCACGCGCAGATACAGGAAGGAAAAATCAAGGAATTGAAAATGATTATCAAGGCAGACGTACAGGGTTCGCTTGAGGCCATAAAAGAAACATTGAATAAGCTGAACGTCACGGAAATAAAATGGAACATTATCCATGAGGGCGTAGGCAGCATAAATTCTTCGGATGTCATATTGGCCATTGCTTCGGATGCCTTGATATTAGGGTTTCACGTGGATGCCGAAGAGCTCGCAAAAGAATTAAGCGTTAAGGAAGGCATAGACATCAGGACATATAATATAATTTATGAATTAGCCAATGATATCAAGGCAGCATTAGAGGGGATGCTGGAGCCGAAATTAAAGAAGGTCTTTTTAGGCAGGGTAGAGATAAGGAAGGTCTTTAAGTTATCGCGCTCGGGAACAGTAGCGGGTTGTTTTGTGACCAAGGGTAAGATTAACCGTAATGCCTCTATTACTTTAGTCAGGAACGGCGAGGCGGTATTTGAGGGAAAATTATCTTCCCTGAAACGTTTTAAGGATGATGTAAGGGAAGTACTGGAAGGGTTTGATTGCGGCATTACCTTAAGCGGCTTTGAAGAGGTCAAAGAAGGCGATGTTATCGAGGCATATGATATAGAGAAAATAGCGAGGAAGCTATGA
- the nusA gene encoding transcription termination factor NusA, with protein sequence MGQELLAILDQLEREKGIKKEVLVEAVESAILSAVRKTLNISPNEELRVELDRATGKIRAFKDKEEIKSMDFGRISASIARQVIIQKIREAEKDVVFNEFQGKVSELVSGTVYRFDKGNIIVDLLGKATGVLLKREQSPKEEFRQGQRICAYIVEVKKDTRGPQIILSRTHPNLLKKLFELEIPEIYEGIVEIKSISREPGARSKIAVRSKNEKVDSVGACVGMRGNRIRNIVNELQGEKIDIVRYSEDIREYIKAALAPAKISEIKLDKERLKAEIIVDDDQLSLSIGKHGQNVRLASRLVGWELDIRTKATSAAAVKEEKEGKEAKKEKEEKTEKETKETSTLAQLPGIGEKTIENLSAAGFKTIEDILKAKIEDLTQVKGIAEKKAKKIIEEAKKARK encoded by the coding sequence ATGGGACAAGAATTGCTAGCTATATTAGACCAGTTAGAGAGAGAAAAGGGGATAAAGAAAGAAGTTTTAGTTGAGGCTGTAGAGAGCGCGATCTTAAGCGCTGTGCGTAAAACCCTGAACATAAGTCCTAATGAAGAGTTGAGGGTGGAACTTGACAGGGCAACAGGAAAGATCCGCGCCTTCAAGGATAAGGAAGAGATTAAATCCATGGACTTTGGCCGTATTTCTGCCTCTATTGCCAGGCAGGTCATCATACAGAAGATCCGCGAGGCGGAGAAAGACGTGGTCTTCAATGAATTCCAGGGCAAAGTCAGCGAGCTGGTCAGCGGTACGGTTTACCGCTTTGATAAAGGCAATATTATAGTTGACCTTTTAGGCAAGGCTACAGGCGTACTTTTAAAGCGCGAACAATCCCCAAAAGAAGAGTTCAGGCAGGGCCAGCGTATCTGCGCCTATATTGTAGAGGTAAAAAAAGATACCCGCGGCCCCCAGATTATTTTGTCGCGCACGCACCCTAACCTTCTGAAGAAATTATTTGAGTTAGAGATCCCGGAGATTTACGAAGGGATAGTAGAAATAAAATCCATTTCCCGGGAACCCGGCGCGCGCAGTAAAATCGCCGTCCGCTCAAAGAATGAGAAAGTTGATTCTGTAGGTGCTTGCGTGGGGATGCGCGGTAACCGCATCAGGAATATCGTCAATGAATTACAGGGAGAAAAAATCGATATTGTCCGTTACAGCGAAGACATCCGGGAATATATAAAGGCAGCGTTGGCGCCGGCAAAAATTTCCGAAATAAAGCTGGATAAGGAGCGCCTCAAGGCAGAAATTATTGTGGATGATGACCAGCTTTCTCTTTCTATCGGTAAACACGGCCAGAATGTCAGGCTCGCCTCGCGCCTGGTAGGATGGGAACTGGATATACGCACCAAGGCCACCTCAGCCGCGGCTGTCAAAGAAGAAAAGGAAGGGAAAGAAGCAAAGAAAGAGAAGGAAGAAAAGACAGAAAAAGAAACGAAAGAAACAAGTACGTTAGCGCAATTACCCGGCATAGGAGAGAAGACTATTGAGAACCTTAGCGCGGCCGGATTTAAGACCATAGAAGATATCCTGAAGGCCAAGATAGAAGATTTGACACAGGTAAAAGGCATCGCAGAGAAAAAAGCAAAGAAGATCATAGAGGAAGCGAAAAAGGCGCGAAAATAA
- a CDS encoding ribosome maturation factor RimP — MDRQEISAELSSIFGDYLKNQGLDLVELMCRYEGRDLVLRILTDRPEGGITLAECAALNKQISAILDEKDILQARYLLEVCSPGLDRPLKTKKDFLRCINKKARFFLNEVVGDKIEWEGIINKVSDEIVYIDIGDRIIEVPLVKINKAKQVIV; from the coding sequence ATGGATAGGCAGGAAATCTCCGCAGAGCTTAGCAGCATCTTCGGCGATTATCTAAAAAACCAGGGTTTGGATTTAGTAGAGCTTATGTGCAGGTACGAAGGAAGGGACCTGGTTTTACGGATTCTCACGGATAGGCCCGAAGGAGGCATCACCCTGGCTGAATGTGCTGCTTTAAATAAGCAGATCAGTGCGATCCTGGATGAAAAAGATATATTACAGGCAAGGTATCTTCTGGAGGTATGCTCTCCGGGCCTGGACCGGCCGTTAAAGACAAAAAAAGATTTCCTGCGTTGTATTAATAAGAAGGCCAGGTTTTTTTTGAATGAGGTAGTCGGCGATAAAATAGAATGGGAAGGAATAATCAATAAAGTAAGCGATGAAATAGTGTATATTGATATAGGAGACAGGATTATCGAGGTGCCATTAGTAAAGATTAACAAGGCAAAACAGGTCATTGTTTAG